One segment of Fervidobacterium gondwanense DSM 13020 DNA contains the following:
- the csm2 gene encoding type III-A CRISPR-associated protein Csm2 gives MPENRRNQYPNVQQNVSSLEELFKDVESVFTSIDVNNIDSSVYNQLNSYANRIGKDLSLNSSRLRKFYNHIKKLEMEIGDHNSIVRKLNKFIAIMMYDVGRENNEGLRNFALGMKKLVDLVKSKNADEIKKFYNIFLDFFESLVAYHKYYHPERS, from the coding sequence ATGCCGGAGAATAGACGCAATCAGTACCCAAATGTTCAACAAAACGTATCATCTTTGGAAGAATTATTTAAAGATGTTGAAAGTGTATTCACTAGTATCGATGTTAACAATATCGACAGTAGTGTCTACAACCAATTAAATTCTTACGCCAATAGAATAGGCAAAGACCTCTCACTGAATTCATCTAGATTACGAAAATTTTATAACCATATCAAAAAGCTGGAAATGGAGATTGGTGATCACAATAGCATAGTAAGAAAGCTTAACAAATTCATTGCGATAATGATGTATGACGTGGGAAGGGAAAATAACGAAGGACTAAGAAATTTTGCTTTGGGTATGAAGAAACTCGTAGATTTGGTAAAATCAAAGAACGCAGATGAAATAAAGAAATTTTACAACATTTTCCTTGATTTCTTTGAATCGCTTGTAGCTTATCATAAGTACTACCATCCGGAAAGATCTTGA
- the csm3 gene encoding type III-A CRISPR-associated RAMP protein Csm3 codes for MAAKSFEGKYIIKADIRLLTGLHIGTSKDDLEIGGLDNPVIKDAQGRPYIPGSSLKGKLRTLSEFFHGKVSNNGEPHGCGDENCEVCGLFGAGIKGKEGKPLYLRRLIVRDAMLDPKSVEAFETYLETKYTEVKHENSINRLTSEANPRQQERVPAGAVFQSEFSVNIFENDGTKFIEELLKIMRLLEDDYIGGSGSRGYGKIKFEDIVIKKRSVDFYKGTANEEVIISGAKSVDEALKAIK; via the coding sequence ATGGCAGCAAAATCTTTTGAAGGCAAATACATTATCAAAGCCGATATAAGGCTCTTAACCGGGTTGCACATAGGCACCAGCAAAGATGACCTTGAAATAGGCGGACTTGACAACCCAGTAATAAAAGACGCACAAGGTAGACCGTACATTCCTGGCAGCAGCTTAAAAGGAAAACTCAGAACATTGTCCGAATTCTTCCATGGAAAAGTATCGAACAACGGAGAACCACATGGTTGTGGGGACGAAAACTGCGAAGTATGTGGCCTATTCGGTGCAGGCATCAAAGGAAAAGAAGGAAAACCTTTGTATCTTAGAAGACTCATAGTACGCGACGCAATGTTAGACCCAAAATCTGTAGAAGCATTTGAAACATACTTAGAAACAAAATATACAGAAGTCAAGCACGAAAACTCAATCAACAGATTAACATCCGAAGCAAACCCGAGACAACAAGAACGCGTCCCTGCCGGTGCAGTCTTCCAATCAGAATTCTCAGTCAACATATTTGAAAACGACGGAACAAAGTTCATTGAAGAACTGCTTAAAATAATGAGACTTCTTGAAGACGACTACATTGGCGGTAGCGGTTCAAGAGGATATGGAAAAATAAAATTCGAAGACATAGTAATTAAAAAGCGCAGTGTTGATTTCTACAAAGGAACAGCAAATGAGGAGGTTATCATTTCCGGAGCAAAATCAGTAGACGAAGCACTCAAAGCAATTAAATAA
- the csm4 gene encoding type III-A CRISPR-associated RAMP protein Csm4, protein MTYKVKLKLKGPLHIGYLDVVFEVSEATIHADTIFGGLINGYNLLFGEQKTNDLIEKIKESNSELLISSAFFYVGNKYFLPRPKGETFGLEDKIQQVKKIKKIKFVEETILTESKSVGEENLSLPFLLADKAQKELEEFYIILERPRVMVARNYAESNIFYFSEVHFKEDSGLWFYLKVSDDIEKEILAALKLLSDEGIGGDRTYGFGQFDYDLIPISLPEQGENYLLLSPYIPDSEDYEENSKEITKFAKAYELRYRTGYIHNSDKKAKRVTMFAEGSVFTKPVKGKILDVTPDNFEYDYRVYRYGKAFLLPFKGGNGK, encoded by the coding sequence ATGACCTACAAAGTAAAATTGAAACTCAAAGGACCTCTCCACATCGGTTATCTAGACGTGGTCTTTGAGGTGTCTGAAGCAACAATACATGCCGATACAATTTTTGGCGGATTAATAAATGGCTACAACTTGCTATTTGGCGAACAAAAAACTAACGATTTAATTGAAAAAATTAAAGAAAGCAATTCAGAGCTCCTAATCTCATCTGCATTCTTTTACGTTGGAAACAAATACTTCTTGCCGAGGCCAAAAGGCGAGACATTTGGCTTAGAAGACAAAATACAACAAGTCAAAAAAATAAAGAAAATCAAATTCGTTGAAGAAACAATCTTAACTGAGTCAAAAAGCGTTGGAGAAGAAAACCTCTCGCTACCGTTCCTACTTGCAGACAAAGCTCAAAAAGAATTAGAAGAATTTTACATCATATTAGAACGTCCAAGAGTCATGGTTGCAAGAAACTACGCAGAATCAAACATATTTTACTTCTCAGAAGTTCACTTCAAAGAAGATAGTGGGCTGTGGTTCTACTTAAAGGTCAGTGATGATATAGAAAAAGAAATATTAGCGGCGTTGAAATTGCTTTCCGATGAAGGGATAGGCGGAGACCGAACGTATGGCTTTGGACAATTTGACTATGACTTAATCCCAATAAGCCTTCCAGAACAAGGAGAGAACTATTTACTTCTCTCGCCATATATTCCAGATTCAGAAGACTACGAAGAAAACTCGAAAGAAATCACAAAATTTGCAAAGGCGTACGAACTGCGGTATAGAACAGGCTACATCCACAATAGCGACAAAAAAGCAAAAAGAGTGACGATGTTCGCAGAAGGAAGCGTATTCACAAAACCAGTAAAAGGAAAAATACTTGATGTAACACCTGACAATTTTGAGTATGACTACAGAGTTTACAGATACGGGAAAGCATTCCTACTCCCGTTTAAAGGGGGTAACGGAAAATGA